The Bos javanicus breed banteng chromosome 18, ARS-OSU_banteng_1.0, whole genome shotgun sequence genome has a segment encoding these proteins:
- the FAM98C gene encoding protein FAM98C isoform X1: MEGAEAEEQEWAAVAQDLLALGYEGCPGAASPGTSCPDFRALCARLAAELATLGALEREREEGTEALSAGDGPGAEEEFLRQLAGLLRELHCPNRELCGGDCAASLREPDARLRLLRFLCSEVQAARLLRLRSRLDPNPEPSCGEEAEEGSGMVQELILTLQALGLPRPTRGTPACQLLQDLHAKISALLPSLPPESLQPLLNHPLDAPRWEALASLSQSLRDQYGCRRSLLLKRLDLTTSAFHWSDRAEAQGEAMKAVLIPIREALTSESDISIAHVLAARADLSRLVPATSKTARQGTCCAINKVLMGSVPDRGGRPNELEAPMPSWQSRREDGGGRKAGRQCWGRKKKKK; encoded by the exons ATGGAGGGGGCGGAGGCCGAGGAGCAGGAGTGGGCCGCAGTGGCCCAGGACCTGCTGGCCCTGGG GTATGAGGGTTGCCCGGGGGCAGCGTCGCCGGGCACCTCGTGCCCAGACTTCAGGGCGCTGTGCGCGCGGCTGGCGGCGGAGCTGGCGACTCTGGGTGCTCTGGAGCGGGAGCGAGAGGAGGGCACGGAGGCGTTGAGCGCCGGCGACG GTCCCGGCGCTGAGGAGGAATTCCTGCGGCAGTTGGCCGGCCTGTTGCGGGAGTTGCACTGTCCGAACCGCGAGCTCTGCGGCGGGGACTGCGCGGCCTCACTGCGGGAGCCCGACGCGCGCCTGCGCCTGCTGC GCTTTCTCTGCTCCGAGGTCCAGGCCGCCCGCCTCCTCCGCCTGCGCTCCCGTCTGGATCCCAACCCCGAGCCATCctgtggggaggaggcagaggagggatCTGGCATGGTCCAGGAACTGATCCTTACTCTCCAAGCCCTGGGGCTGCCCAGACCCACGCGGGGGACCCCAGCCTGTCAGCTGCTTCAGGACTTGCATGCCAAG ATCTCCGCGCTGCTGCCTTCCCTGCCCCCAGAGTCCCTGCAGCCCCTCCTCAACCACCCACTGGACGCACCCAGATGG GAAGCGTTGGCGTCTCTGTCCCAAAGCCTGCGGGATCAGTACGGCTGCCGCCGCTCCCTCCTCCTTAAGCGCCTTGACCTCACCACATCTGCTTTCCACTGGAGTGATCGGGCTGAG GCCCAAGGAGAGGCCATGAAGGCAGTGCTGATCCCAATTCGAGAGGCTCTGACCTCAGAATCAGACATCTCCATCGCACACGTCCTGGCTGCCCGAGCCGATCTGTCTCGCCTTGTCCCAGCCACTAGCAAGACTGCCCGCCAAGGGACTTGCTGTGCTATCAACAAG GTGCTTATGGGCAGCGTTCCAGACCGGGGGGGCCGCCCAAATGAGCTGGAGGCTCCCATGCCCAGCTGGCAGAGCAGAAGAGAGGACGGAGGTGGGCGGAAGGCAGGCCGCCAGTGCTGGGGccggaagaagaagaagaagtaa
- the FAM98C gene encoding protein FAM98C isoform X2 produces the protein MEGAEAEEQEWAAVAQDLLALGYEGCPGAASPGTSCPDFRALCARLAAELATLGALEREREEGTEALSAGDGPGAEEEFLRQLAGLLRELHCPNRELCGGDCAASLREPDARLRLLRFLCSEVQAARLLRLRSRLDPNPEPSCGEEAEEGSGMVQELILTLQALGLPRPTRGTPACQLLQDLHAKISALLPSLPPESLQPLLNHPLDAPRWAQGEAMKAVLIPIREALTSESDISIAHVLAARADLSRLVPATSKTARQGTCCAINKVLMGSVPDRGGRPNELEAPMPSWQSRREDGGGRKAGRQCWGRKKKKK, from the exons ATGGAGGGGGCGGAGGCCGAGGAGCAGGAGTGGGCCGCAGTGGCCCAGGACCTGCTGGCCCTGGG GTATGAGGGTTGCCCGGGGGCAGCGTCGCCGGGCACCTCGTGCCCAGACTTCAGGGCGCTGTGCGCGCGGCTGGCGGCGGAGCTGGCGACTCTGGGTGCTCTGGAGCGGGAGCGAGAGGAGGGCACGGAGGCGTTGAGCGCCGGCGACG GTCCCGGCGCTGAGGAGGAATTCCTGCGGCAGTTGGCCGGCCTGTTGCGGGAGTTGCACTGTCCGAACCGCGAGCTCTGCGGCGGGGACTGCGCGGCCTCACTGCGGGAGCCCGACGCGCGCCTGCGCCTGCTGC GCTTTCTCTGCTCCGAGGTCCAGGCCGCCCGCCTCCTCCGCCTGCGCTCCCGTCTGGATCCCAACCCCGAGCCATCctgtggggaggaggcagaggagggatCTGGCATGGTCCAGGAACTGATCCTTACTCTCCAAGCCCTGGGGCTGCCCAGACCCACGCGGGGGACCCCAGCCTGTCAGCTGCTTCAGGACTTGCATGCCAAG ATCTCCGCGCTGCTGCCTTCCCTGCCCCCAGAGTCCCTGCAGCCCCTCCTCAACCACCCACTGGACGCACCCAGATGG GCCCAAGGAGAGGCCATGAAGGCAGTGCTGATCCCAATTCGAGAGGCTCTGACCTCAGAATCAGACATCTCCATCGCACACGTCCTGGCTGCCCGAGCCGATCTGTCTCGCCTTGTCCCAGCCACTAGCAAGACTGCCCGCCAAGGGACTTGCTGTGCTATCAACAAG GTGCTTATGGGCAGCGTTCCAGACCGGGGGGGCCGCCCAAATGAGCTGGAGGCTCCCATGCCCAGCTGGCAGAGCAGAAGAGAGGACGGAGGTGGGCGGAAGGCAGGCCGCCAGTGCTGGGGccggaagaagaagaagaagtaa